A region from the Mya arenaria isolate MELC-2E11 chromosome 2, ASM2691426v1 genome encodes:
- the LOC128222083 gene encoding 39S ribosomal protein L1, mitochondrial-like isoform X1 produces the protein MATLKIISSIFLISGVHKLKGLFQDLEQLRAHTCQPCRFKNMYSAARKGKAKKLAAAPEKIEEKKIYKGERPLHTVYLAEDYPPQAFSLAECFNMHQEAAQPTMANTPDTQIYADVTLDLTTKKKTKFIKHVRGLMEYPHQFNHEQKKVYILFSENKSDIEYAQERNAMYAGGDDIYNYIKQNLIRREDIEACDFVFATPTMAVKLISVRSFLMDLLPTKKNGCIIETSLEQVWERHETGVSFKAVKESDQVGRAQIPFGQLNQDYEKVKENFEHMMKTLAEFKPANTGQIVKEVSIVAPPSEERFLLSRDDYQNEKKSRPSRLEQEDEDSDEEGS, from the exons ATGgctactttaaaaataatttccagcatatttctcatatcaG gagTCCACAAGTTAAAAGGGTTGTTTCAAGATTTAGAGCAGTTAAGGGCTCATACATGCCAGCCATGCAGGttcaaaaatatgtattcagCGGCCAGAAAAGGAAAGGCTAAAAAGCT TGCGGCTGCCCCAGAAAAAATAGAGGAGAAAAAGATCTACAAGGGAGAGCGTCCTCTGCACACGGTGTATTTAGCCGAGGACTACCCTCCACAGGCCTTCTCCCTGGCAGAATGCTTTAACATGCACCAGGAGGCTGCTCAGCCTACCATGGCCAATACCCCCGATACCCAGATATACGCGGATGTTACTCTGGACCTTACAACTAAGAAGAAG ACAAAGTTTATTAAACATGTGAGAGGCCTGATGGAATATCCTCACCAGTTTAATCACGAACAGAAGAAAGTCTACATCTTGTTCAGTGAG AACAAGAGCGATATTGAGTATGCACAAGAAAGGAATGCCATGTATGCAGGTGGGGATGACATCTACAATTAC ATCAAGCAGAATCTGATTCGCCGTGAGGACATTGAGGCATGTGACTTTGTGTTTGCCACACCCACCATGGCTGTCAAGCTCATCTCTGTACGCAGCTTCCTCATGGACCTGCTGCCAACCAAGAAAAATG GTTGTATCATTGAGACGAGTCTAGAGCAAGTATGGGAGCGACATGAGACGGGCGTTTCCTTCAAGGCAGTCAAGGAGTCAGACCAAGTTGGGAGGGCTCAGATTCCATTTGGacag TTAAATCAGGATTATGAAAAAGTGAAAGAAAACTTTGAGCACATGATGAAAACTCTGGCAGAATTTAAACCAGCAAATACCG GTCAAATTGTGAAGGAGGTATCAATAGTGGCGCCTCCTTCCGAGGAGCGGTTTCTTCTGAGTCGGGACGACTACCAGAATGAAAAGAAGTCAAGACCATCAAGATTGGAACAAGAGGATGAAGACTCAGATGAAGAGGGTTCATGA
- the LOC128222083 gene encoding 39S ribosomal protein L1, mitochondrial-like isoform X2 has protein sequence MAAPMILKRVHKLKGLFQDLEQLRAHTCQPCRFKNMYSAARKGKAKKLAAAPEKIEEKKIYKGERPLHTVYLAEDYPPQAFSLAECFNMHQEAAQPTMANTPDTQIYADVTLDLTTKKKTKFIKHVRGLMEYPHQFNHEQKKVYILFSENKSDIEYAQERNAMYAGGDDIYNYIKQNLIRREDIEACDFVFATPTMAVKLISVRSFLMDLLPTKKNGCIIETSLEQVWERHETGVSFKAVKESDQVGRAQIPFGQLNQDYEKVKENFEHMMKTLAEFKPANTGQIVKEVSIVAPPSEERFLLSRDDYQNEKKSRPSRLEQEDEDSDEEGS, from the exons ATGGCTGCCCCCATGATTCTCAAAA gagTCCACAAGTTAAAAGGGTTGTTTCAAGATTTAGAGCAGTTAAGGGCTCATACATGCCAGCCATGCAGGttcaaaaatatgtattcagCGGCCAGAAAAGGAAAGGCTAAAAAGCT TGCGGCTGCCCCAGAAAAAATAGAGGAGAAAAAGATCTACAAGGGAGAGCGTCCTCTGCACACGGTGTATTTAGCCGAGGACTACCCTCCACAGGCCTTCTCCCTGGCAGAATGCTTTAACATGCACCAGGAGGCTGCTCAGCCTACCATGGCCAATACCCCCGATACCCAGATATACGCGGATGTTACTCTGGACCTTACAACTAAGAAGAAG ACAAAGTTTATTAAACATGTGAGAGGCCTGATGGAATATCCTCACCAGTTTAATCACGAACAGAAGAAAGTCTACATCTTGTTCAGTGAG AACAAGAGCGATATTGAGTATGCACAAGAAAGGAATGCCATGTATGCAGGTGGGGATGACATCTACAATTAC ATCAAGCAGAATCTGATTCGCCGTGAGGACATTGAGGCATGTGACTTTGTGTTTGCCACACCCACCATGGCTGTCAAGCTCATCTCTGTACGCAGCTTCCTCATGGACCTGCTGCCAACCAAGAAAAATG GTTGTATCATTGAGACGAGTCTAGAGCAAGTATGGGAGCGACATGAGACGGGCGTTTCCTTCAAGGCAGTCAAGGAGTCAGACCAAGTTGGGAGGGCTCAGATTCCATTTGGacag TTAAATCAGGATTATGAAAAAGTGAAAGAAAACTTTGAGCACATGATGAAAACTCTGGCAGAATTTAAACCAGCAAATACCG GTCAAATTGTGAAGGAGGTATCAATAGTGGCGCCTCCTTCCGAGGAGCGGTTTCTTCTGAGTCGGGACGACTACCAGAATGAAAAGAAGTCAAGACCATCAAGATTGGAACAAGAGGATGAAGACTCAGATGAAGAGGGTTCATGA